Proteins from a single region of Polycladomyces zharkentensis:
- a CDS encoding DUF7667 family protein — protein sequence MKPYHKRLAELYAKYKQGHWLSVMEIRDWKESLDAIYHQSPKSFEFEQRLADVWKVIKDNGQMTGNIMTALRKALDDNLDHCFRMSMLGEISFIAYEMQDIDWQHEICTKIDKTLGGTIPS from the coding sequence GTGAAACCATACCATAAGCGATTGGCGGAGCTTTACGCCAAATACAAACAAGGTCACTGGTTGTCAGTAATGGAGATCCGGGATTGGAAGGAATCACTTGATGCTATTTACCACCAGTCCCCTAAAAGCTTCGAGTTTGAACAGCGACTCGCCGACGTTTGGAAGGTGATTAAGGATAATGGGCAAATGACCGGGAACATCATGACCGCTCTACGGAAAGCACTGGATGACAATCTGGACCACTGTTTCCGGATGAGTATGTTGGGTGAGATATCCTTTATCGCCTATGAGATGCAAGATATCGACTGGCAACACGAGATCTGTACGAAGATCGACAAAACCCTGGGAGGAACGATCCCATCATGA
- a CDS encoding ERF family protein — MKITDSIANISMALSKFQAAVTNPKKESVNPHFKSKYADLDSIINAIRPALNECDLAFIQNPVKDENGIGVYTILLHKSGEYIQFDPVYIPIKAETPHQVGAAMTYARRYSLGAALGIATDEDDDANSIQPMTGRETTQQAKRPVRQETKGHQAGQRAERNLNQWKQLAKANEHTQSEDSERKRFFAICAKKKITEKAQKALVFGFTGKESRKDVTNEEFKVISDFLEKATRQEIEKAINEAIESVKRQNTPDMSGISDEEIMNLLGDPDKQAV, encoded by the coding sequence ATGAAAATCACTGATAGCATTGCAAACATCTCCATGGCACTCAGTAAGTTTCAGGCTGCCGTAACCAATCCAAAAAAAGAATCGGTGAACCCTCATTTCAAATCCAAGTATGCCGATCTTGACTCCATTATCAACGCCATTCGGCCGGCATTGAATGAGTGTGATCTAGCGTTTATACAAAACCCCGTCAAAGATGAAAACGGAATAGGCGTCTATACAATCCTCCTTCACAAATCAGGCGAGTACATTCAATTCGATCCGGTATATATCCCGATCAAAGCGGAGACACCCCACCAAGTAGGAGCCGCGATGACATACGCCCGCCGTTACTCATTGGGTGCAGCTCTCGGGATCGCCACAGATGAAGACGATGATGCAAACTCTATCCAACCGATGACCGGAAGAGAGACGACTCAACAAGCGAAACGGCCAGTCAGACAGGAAACGAAAGGTCACCAGGCTGGACAACGAGCGGAACGGAACCTGAATCAGTGGAAGCAGTTGGCCAAGGCCAATGAACACACCCAATCGGAAGACAGCGAACGTAAACGGTTTTTCGCCATATGCGCCAAGAAGAAAATCACTGAAAAGGCACAAAAGGCTTTAGTCTTCGGTTTCACTGGAAAAGAGAGCCGGAAAGATGTCACGAACGAGGAGTTTAAGGTGATCTCTGATTTCTTAGAAAAAGCCACAAGGCAAGAGATCGAAAAAGCGATCAATGAAGCGATTGAGTCAGTAAAGAGACAAAACACTCCAGACATGAGTGGTATCTCCGATGAAGAGATCATGAATCTTTTGGGTGATCCTGATAAACAAGCGGTATAA
- the dnaB gene encoding replicative DNA helicase — protein MEEFVPYDARLEQEIIGCMIYEPTCVADVIEMVKPQHFYIQKHRVLCQEIYRLWQQDESLVNLTELAPFLQKEGIKVSDVVAMVDLVTSTRTVRHHAERLKLIASLRAATELGREMASNVHLRDRTEIRETLNRFEQRLSQITESSTNMQTMTCINDALLRFNDWFERVCDRGAGVTGIPTGFDDLDAITAGYQKQDLIILAARPSMGKTAFALASAIHMGQKVPEPILFFELEMKEEDLIKRMIANKGMVDIHRITMGDVDEELLEKVTFAQSELSKLNLVLDTQPSITIQEMKAKARRLKREQGLSCVIVDYIGLIPGERGMSRYETVSENTRQLKNMARELNVPVIALAQLSRGVEQRQDKRPMLSDLRESGEIEQTADLVMFLYRDDYYHAESEKKNVAEVIVAKHRNGPTGKVEMLFLKEYGQFLPLTWRDER, from the coding sequence GTGGAGGAGTTCGTGCCTTACGATGCCCGTTTGGAGCAGGAAATTATCGGGTGCATGATCTACGAGCCCACTTGTGTAGCGGATGTAATCGAAATGGTCAAACCACAGCACTTTTATATCCAGAAACACCGGGTACTTTGTCAGGAGATCTATCGATTATGGCAGCAGGATGAGAGCTTGGTCAATCTCACAGAGTTGGCTCCTTTCCTGCAGAAAGAGGGCATCAAAGTCAGCGATGTGGTAGCCATGGTTGATCTGGTGACCTCAACCAGGACTGTACGTCATCATGCTGAGCGCTTGAAGCTGATTGCCTCACTTCGGGCAGCCACGGAATTGGGCCGGGAGATGGCATCCAACGTACACCTTCGGGATCGGACAGAGATCCGGGAGACGCTCAACCGGTTTGAGCAGCGCCTTTCGCAAATCACGGAATCATCGACGAATATGCAGACGATGACCTGTATCAACGATGCCCTATTGCGGTTTAACGATTGGTTTGAACGCGTATGCGATCGAGGTGCAGGTGTAACGGGTATACCGACCGGATTTGATGACCTGGATGCTATCACGGCCGGATACCAGAAGCAGGACCTGATCATTTTGGCTGCTCGGCCATCCATGGGGAAAACAGCCTTTGCTCTTGCCTCCGCTATTCATATGGGCCAGAAAGTACCAGAACCCATCCTGTTCTTCGAGCTGGAGATGAAAGAAGAGGATTTGATCAAGCGAATGATCGCAAACAAGGGTATGGTCGACATTCACCGGATCACGATGGGGGACGTGGATGAGGAATTGCTGGAGAAGGTCACCTTTGCCCAATCGGAGCTGTCCAAGTTGAATCTGGTGCTGGATACACAACCTAGCATCACGATCCAGGAGATGAAGGCCAAGGCACGGCGGTTGAAACGGGAACAGGGTCTTTCCTGTGTCATCGTGGACTATATTGGCCTAATCCCTGGGGAACGCGGAATGTCTCGATATGAGACGGTGTCCGAGAACACGCGGCAACTGAAAAACATGGCCCGGGAGTTGAATGTTCCAGTAATTGCTCTTGCGCAATTGTCGCGTGGGGTGGAACAACGGCAGGACAAGCGACCGATGCTCTCTGATCTCAGGGAGTCTGGAGAGATCGAACAGACGGCGGATTTGGTGATGTTCCTGTACCGGGACGATTACTATCATGCGGAATCTGAGAAGAAAAACGTTGCGGAAGTCATTGTGGCCAAGCATCGCAACGGGCCGACGGGCAAGGTGGAAATGTTGTTCCTGAAGGAATACGGGCAGTTTTTACCGCTCACATGGAGGGATGAACGGTGA
- a CDS encoding helix-turn-helix domain-containing protein: MGDVVKVKKWAYDPEVLIERMHMTRRRRKVYVALEDLDLIFDERDLPEIIRMWEDGLALTDIARSFKRDPDEITCLIMSLARENRIRPRIVGAYGRRRR, from the coding sequence ATGGGGGATGTAGTCAAGGTTAAGAAGTGGGCATATGATCCGGAAGTCTTGATCGAACGGATGCATATGACCAGGAGGCGCCGGAAAGTATACGTTGCCCTGGAGGATCTGGACCTCATTTTTGATGAGCGGGATTTACCAGAGATTATCCGGATGTGGGAGGACGGTTTAGCTCTGACTGACATTGCACGTTCATTCAAGAGGGATCCCGATGAGATTACATGCCTGATCATGAGTCTTGCGAGAGAGAATCGAATCCGCCCACGAATTGTCGGGGCATATGGGAGGCGGAGAAGATGA
- a CDS encoding RusA family crossover junction endodeoxyribonuclease, whose protein sequence is MICFSVPGRPVPAVRMTQRSKWVSKQAGRYLAYKNQVAWAAKAARIQRIDGPVEVEAAAYLYGRREPDADNLAKAFLDGLNGIAWTDDRQVRKLTIEKVKVATREEERAEIIIKKAAQVSGGMHE, encoded by the coding sequence ATGATCTGTTTCAGTGTACCAGGTCGACCGGTGCCGGCGGTGAGGATGACCCAGCGTAGTAAGTGGGTGAGTAAACAAGCTGGTCGGTACCTGGCATACAAAAATCAGGTAGCCTGGGCAGCTAAGGCGGCACGGATTCAGCGGATTGACGGACCGGTTGAGGTGGAGGCAGCGGCATATCTGTACGGCCGGCGAGAACCGGACGCGGACAACCTGGCAAAGGCTTTTCTAGATGGATTAAACGGTATTGCTTGGACAGATGATCGGCAAGTGAGGAAGCTAACAATTGAAAAGGTGAAAGTGGCCACTAGAGAAGAGGAACGAGCGGAAATCATCATCAAGAAGGCGGCCCAGGTTAGTGGAGGGATGCATGAATGA
- a CDS encoding ArpU family phage packaging/lysis transcriptional regulator, whose amino-acid sequence MGAVPKNVPVIKYKKPSYRRQVEHLLREYPVLKAAIENERQLEREGLGNLFPTCTPMYEESVSRGHSEYQSTTERYAIIRATKMVRLQQIERALLVLNLDERYLIEKRYMDQSPADDMIVCDELGWSKRTYYRIKRRALDKLAIALNLI is encoded by the coding sequence GTGGGAGCAGTACCAAAGAACGTGCCTGTTATTAAATATAAAAAGCCGTCTTACCGGCGTCAGGTAGAGCATTTGTTACGGGAGTACCCGGTCCTAAAAGCGGCTATTGAAAACGAACGACAATTGGAGCGGGAGGGCCTTGGGAATCTGTTCCCCACCTGCACTCCGATGTATGAGGAGTCGGTGAGCCGTGGGCATAGCGAGTACCAATCCACCACGGAACGATATGCCATCATCCGGGCTACCAAGATGGTCAGACTCCAACAGATTGAGCGGGCATTGTTGGTTTTGAATCTGGATGAGCGGTATTTAATCGAAAAGCGGTACATGGATCAATCTCCTGCAGACGATATGATTGTTTGTGATGAACTTGGGTGGAGTAAGCGAACCTATTACCGGATCAAAAGACGGGCATTGGATAAACTGGCTATAGCGTTGAATTTAATTTAA
- a CDS encoding GNAT family N-acetyltransferase — MDSIIKLKRFSEIDLNDPFFDSLKEDYQGFVNWFNKKSEKGEKAYVLEDNGIQAFLYLKIEKEKDDQIKPPLESGTRVKIGTMKVNPHGTRLGERFIKKAFDYALSNNIPELYVTVFPKHVALINLYKRYGFKLHGKKITSDGEEFVFKKSFLEKQNDVLLDYPVVNHLGRKKYLLGIYPVFHTKLFPDSKLHNESFDMIEDVSHTNSIHKIYVCRMKDVSKLDKGDVLVIYRTSDGRGPAYYRSVATSVCVVEEIRDIRQFSNLKDYLKYCEPYSVFDTNDLRRFYYNKKYKYIIKMTYNIALRKRLNRKTLIEEVGLNRSEYWGFIKLNDDHFEKILKLGGIYESLAINQTRVREKNL; from the coding sequence ATGGATTCTATTATCAAATTAAAAAGATTTTCCGAAATAGACCTAAATGATCCATTTTTTGATTCGTTAAAGGAAGATTATCAAGGGTTTGTCAATTGGTTTAATAAAAAAAGTGAAAAAGGAGAAAAAGCTTATGTATTAGAGGATAATGGGATTCAAGCTTTTTTATACTTGAAAATAGAAAAGGAAAAAGATGACCAAATTAAGCCTCCTCTTGAGAGTGGGACTAGAGTAAAAATAGGTACTATGAAAGTTAATCCACATGGAACTAGATTAGGAGAAAGGTTCATTAAAAAAGCTTTTGATTACGCCTTGTCAAACAATATTCCAGAATTATATGTTACCGTATTTCCTAAGCATGTGGCTTTGATCAATCTATATAAAAGATATGGGTTTAAATTACATGGGAAGAAAATTACAAGTGATGGCGAAGAATTTGTTTTTAAAAAATCATTTTTAGAAAAGCAAAATGATGTTTTGTTAGATTATCCAGTTGTCAATCATTTAGGTCGAAAAAAATACCTTTTGGGCATTTACCCAGTATTTCATACTAAACTATTCCCTGATTCAAAACTACATAATGAAAGCTTTGATATGATCGAAGATGTCTCGCATACTAATAGTATTCATAAAATCTATGTATGCAGAATGAAAGACGTATCAAAATTAGACAAAGGTGATGTTCTAGTTATTTACAGAACATCAGATGGTCGAGGCCCTGCATATTATAGATCCGTCGCAACATCAGTTTGTGTGGTTGAAGAAATTAGGGATATTCGCCAGTTCAGTAACTTAAAAGATTACCTGAAATATTGTGAACCCTATAGTGTCTTCGATACAAATGATTTGCGGCGTTTTTACTATAACAAAAAGTATAAATATATAATTAAAATGACATATAATATTGCCTTGCGTAAAAGACTAAATAGGAAAACGTTGATTGAGGAAGTTGGTCTAAATAGGTCTGAGTATTGGGGATTCATAAAATTGAATGATGATCATTTCGAGAAGATACTAAAGTTAGGTGGTATTTATGAAAGTCTTGCTATCAATCAAACCAGAGTTCGTGAAAAAAATCTTTAG
- a CDS encoding ASCH domain-containing protein, whose translation MKVLLSIKPEFVKKIFSGEKKYEYRKVIFKKAVSKIVVYSTKPEAKLIGEFSIEDILCDTPEEIWKETKKESGISYSFFKSYFQNHDEGYAIKIGDIHLYSEPIDPKLIDHNFRPPQSFCYVDDDFGEQKIRSRLGVSSCIN comes from the coding sequence ATGAAAGTCTTGCTATCAATCAAACCAGAGTTCGTGAAAAAAATCTTTAGTGGTGAGAAGAAATATGAATATAGAAAGGTGATATTTAAAAAAGCAGTAAGCAAAATCGTTGTTTATTCAACTAAACCCGAAGCAAAATTAATCGGAGAATTTAGTATAGAGGATATTCTGTGTGATACCCCTGAAGAAATATGGAAGGAAACCAAAAAGGAATCTGGGATTAGTTATTCATTTTTTAAATCTTACTTCCAAAACCATGATGAAGGATATGCAATTAAAATTGGGGATATTCACTTATATAGCGAACCTATCGACCCGAAACTAATTGACCATAATTTTAGACCTCCTCAGTCGTTTTGTTATGTTGATGATGATTTTGGTGAACAGAAAATTAGAAGTCGGTTGGGTGTGTCGTCTTGTATTAATTAA